TCGTGAAGGCAGGGCATAGCCTGCCTCCCCCAGCGCCGTCAGGAAAGGGTCGAATCGCCGAAAACCAAGGTCTTCCTCGCTCCGCCCGAACAGGACGCCATATTCGGTGCGCATGGTATAGGCGCCGAAACCGCTGACCAGCAGATCGCCCCACTGCCACGCCTGCGCGCGGGCCGCTTTCAACCCCGGCAGTTCCAAAGCCGGATCGCCGAACAGTTCCAACGGATCGGCAAACGATTCGCACTGAATTACCACCGCCAGTTCACCGTCACGCGGCCTTGACTGCATCGGCGCGCAAGCCGCCGGATCGCGCGTTTCACGCCAGCGCGCATGATGCAGGGCAAGTGTGGCCAGCAAACCGTGCCGCTGGACGTCAGCCTCAACATCCGGCGTACAGGCAAGACGCGACCAGGGCGAACGGAGCACCGCGCGCCGGATCAACCATGGCCCGGCCAGCGCCAGTGCCAGCCCGGCCAGATGCGCGGTCAGCGAAGGTACGAACACGTACCACAGCAATGCCGGAACCAATGGCAAGGCCAGCACCAGCGCGGTCTTTTGCCCCGCCTTCAGGGCCGACAGATAAAATTGCGGATGGCGGAACACCGCCCCCACCAGCGCAAGGTCTGTAAATACCAGTGGTTCGCCCAGCACCGCCCGCTTGGCGTTCGAAACCATGGTGAAAAGCGCGACAGCGGCAAGCGCTATCAGCGCCGCTGCGGGCACATCGCCGCTGATTGTCAGGAACAGCCCGAAGACCGCCAGAACAATCAGGCAATGCAGCGCCATTCCTGCCCGGCTGCGCAGCAATCCAGCAGCAGCGCGCGGGCGCACGAAGGCATCCAGGATCAGCGACCCTGCCAGCAATGCCAGAATTGTCAGAATGTTGGCCGTCACAACCCTCTAGACCACAGGCCGCACAGGGTTGGCGGACACGACGGCAGGCGAATACCAATTACAGGTGCGGCTGTCACCGCCGAACCTTGCCCATGTGGATGCAATTGCCCGGTGGAAAGCAGTACGTGATGCATCGACCGGAAGCCTTCTTGGGATTAGGGCAAACGGATATGTCGTACCCGATGCAATCGTCGACCCTCCCGATTCCTGTTTCGGAAGATGTCCAGGCTCCGGCGGCCAGCCTTCCGCCACGGCGTGAAAAACGCAGCGTACTCCTTCTTCAGGGCCTGATGGGACCGCTGTTCCGGCGGTTGGGGCAAGGGCTGATCGAAGCCGGGCACCGCGTCCACAAGATCAACTTCAACGGCGGGGACCGGTTCTTCTGGCGGCTTCCCGGCGGCATCGATTATCGCGGAACGCTGGCCGACTGGCCGCAGGCGCTTAAAGGCATCGTTGCAGACAAGCAGATCACCGATGTCGTGCTGTTTGGCGATTGCCGCGATCACCACATGATCGCCACGCAAGTGTGCCGGGAGTTGCGCATCCCGGTCCATGTCTTCGAAGAAGGCTATATCCGGCCTGACTGGGTTACCTTCGAACGCGATGGCGTGAACGGCCACTCGACCCTGCCGCGCGATCCGCAATGGTATCGCGATACTGCCGCCGCGCTGCCCCCTGTGCCCGAACACCGGCAAGTCCCTTCATCGTTCCGCCGACGTGCGATCGAAGGGCTGGCATACAATGTGGCCGACGTGCTGACACGCTGGCACTATTCCAACTGGAACAACCACCGCCCCTGGCACCCGCTGGTCGAAGGCATGGGCTGGATGCGCAAGCTGCGTCGCCGCAAGGAACGCGATGCCGAAGCTGCTGCGCTGATCGCTCGGCTGGAAACATCGCCCACGCCGTACTTTCTGTTTCCGCTGCAACTCGATTCCGACGCGCAAATCCGGCTCCATTCGCCTTTCGCAGGCATTGCCGAAGCGCTGAAAGTCGTCATCGCATCGTTTGCCGCCCATGCTCCGGCAAACACGCGCCTTGTGGTGAAGGAACACCCGCTGGATAACGGTGTACGCGACTGGCAACAGATTACAGCGGATATGGCCGCGCGGTTCGGCATCGCCGACCGGGTCGACTACCTGCCAAGTGGAGACATCGTGCCGGTCGCGCGCCGATCACAGGGCATGGTCACGATCAACAGCACCAGCGGTACACTGGGTCTGTCGATGGGCATCCCGGCTGTAGTGCTGGGA
This genomic interval from Novosphingobium sp. CECT 9465 contains the following:
- a CDS encoding capsule biosynthesis protein, whose amino-acid sequence is MSYPMQSSTLPIPVSEDVQAPAASLPPRREKRSVLLLQGLMGPLFRRLGQGLIEAGHRVHKINFNGGDRFFWRLPGGIDYRGTLADWPQALKGIVADKQITDVVLFGDCRDHHMIATQVCRELRIPVHVFEEGYIRPDWVTFERDGVNGHSTLPRDPQWYRDTAAALPPVPEHRQVPSSFRRRAIEGLAYNVADVLTRWHYSNWNNHRPWHPLVEGMGWMRKLRRRKERDAEAAALIARLETSPTPYFLFPLQLDSDAQIRLHSPFAGIAEALKVVIASFAAHAPANTRLVVKEHPLDNGVRDWQQITADMAARFGIADRVDYLPSGDIVPVARRSQGMVTINSTSGTLGLSMGIPAVVLGTAVYDIEGITCQKGIDAFWTAPDAPDETTFKAFRRVLIDRCLIPGGFFSEKALAVVVRHAIARFEGRLLPPE
- a CDS encoding LTA synthase family protein, which gives rise to MTANILTILALLAGSLILDAFVRPRAAAGLLRSRAGMALHCLIVLAVFGLFLTISGDVPAAALIALAAVALFTMVSNAKRAVLGEPLVFTDLALVGAVFRHPQFYLSALKAGQKTALVLALPLVPALLWYVFVPSLTAHLAGLALALAGPWLIRRAVLRSPWSRLACTPDVEADVQRHGLLATLALHHARWRETRDPAACAPMQSRPRDGELAVVIQCESFADPLELFGDPALELPGLKAARAQAWQWGDLLVSGFGAYTMRTEYGVLFGRSEEDLGFRRFDPFLTALGEAGYALPSRLAAAGWRSLFLHPHDMRFYNREEIMLAAGFAELVGEDRFAPPAPDEGRYVTDAAMTAEIVSLSRMAEDPTLIYAVTIENHGPWEGRANAGSLTEGYMRLVRNSDAMLTGLCDELARLKRPATLAFFGDHRPSIPGASMPGKARHTPYVILRFDAEGRIVRGEGTRVDLTPAQLHHALLGAITDPEAQARAEVCHATAGAGHDR